Proteins from one Podospora pseudocomata strain CBS 415.72m chromosome 4, whole genome shotgun sequence genomic window:
- the AMO1 gene encoding peroxisomal copper amine oxidase (COG:Q; EggNog:ENOG503NTVH), with protein sequence MGSIVADLPHPFDPLSLAEIETAINIVKKAHGQVFFNVVSLQEPRKAEMTAWLANPETTPRPKRFADVVVIAPGGKVYDGLVDLAEAKITKWDLLDGEQPIITMEELQLVEHVVRKDPKVIEQCIISGVAPEDMHKVYCDPWTIGYDERFGNKVRLQQALMYYRPDIDNCQYQYPLDFCPIYDADKGEIIAIDIPKVRRPLSKAPPMDYHPAAVEARGGYRTDLKPINITQPEGVSFKLTGREIEWQNWKFHIGFNYREGIVLNNITFNDKGTVRPIFYRLSLAEMVVPYGNPEAPHHRKHALDQGEYGAGYMTNSLSLGCDCKGSIHYMDAEFPTRDGGLRTIKNAICIHEEDAGILFKHSDFRDDSVIVTRGRKLIIQQIFTAANYEYVVAWVFHQDGTIAPEIKLTGILNTYAMLEDEDTKGWGTQVYPGVNAHNHQHLFCLRIDANIDGPNNTVFVNDAVPSEAPVGSPENFYGNGFYNKRTKLVTEGEAMTDYNGATSRAWEIANTNKLNPYSKKPVSYKLVSREVPGLMPKEGSLVWKRAAFARHAVHVTKYRDDELWPAGKHVPQTSGEPSRGITEWIGDGTTSIDNADIVLWHTFGVTHFPSPEDFPVMPAEPMMLLLRPRNFFAGNPVMDVPPSYASTPSQILAGKQGVLDATDKLSTLAFANGNGASCCKSNGFNGTH encoded by the exons ATGGGCTCCATCGTCGCcgacctccctcaccccttcgaccctctctctctggccgagattgagacggccatcaacatcgtcaagaAGGCTCACGGCCAAGTCTTCTTCAATGTCGTCTCTCTCCAGGAGCCTCGCAAGGCTGAGATGACAGCATGGCTCGCCAACCCCGAGACCACCCCCCGCCCAAAGCGTTTTGCTGATGTTGTGGTGATCGCTCCCGGTGGCAAGGTCTACGATGGTCTCGTTGATCTTGCTGAGGCCAAGATCACCAAGTGGGATCTGTTGGATGGAGAGCAGCCTATT ATCACCATGGAGGAGCTCCAGCTGGTAGAGCACGTCGTCCGCAAGGACCCCAAGGTCATTGAACAGTGCATCATCAGCGGTGTTGCCCCAGAGGACATGCACAAGGTCTATTGCGACCCATGGACCATTGGCTACGATGAGCGGTTTGGCAACAAGGTGCGGTTGCAACAGGCACTCATGTACTACCGTCCAGACATCGACAACTGCCAGTACCAGTACCCTCTTGATTTCTGCCCTATCTACGATGCCGACAAGGGTGAGATCATTGCCATCGATATCCCCAAGGTCCGCCGCCCACTCAGCAAGGCCCCGCCTATGGACTATCATCCTGCTGCGGTGGAGGCCCGGGGTGGTTACCGCACCGATCTGAagcccatcaacatcacccagCCCGAAGGTGTTTCGTTCAAGCTTACCGGCAGGGAGATTGAGTGGCAAAACTGGAAGTTCCACATCGGCTTCAACTACAGAGAAGGCATCGtgctcaacaacatcaccttCAACGACAAGGGCACCGTCCGCCCCATCTTCTACAGACTTTCTCTCGCCGAAATGGTCGTCCCATACGGTAACCCCGAggccccccaccaccgcaagcACGCTCTTGACCAGGGTGAGTATGGTGCTGGCTACATGACCAACAGCCTGTCCCTTGGCTGCGACTGCAAGGGCTCCATTCACTACATGGATGCCGAGTTCCCCACCCGTGATGGTGGTCTTCGCACCATCAAGAATGCCATCTGCATtcacgaggaggatgccggcATCCTCTTCAAGCATAGCGACTTCCGTGACGATTCCGTCATCGTTACCCGTGGCCGCAAGCTGATCATCCAGCAAATCTTCACCGCCGCCAACTACGAGTACGTCGTCGCCTGGGTGTTCCACCAGGATGGCACCATTGCCCCTGAGATCAAGCTCACCGGTATCTTGAACACCTACGCCATgctcgaggacgaggacaccAAGGGCTGGGGCACTCAGGTCTACCCCGGCGTCAACGcccacaaccaccagcaTCTCTTCTGCCTCCGCATCGACGCCAACATCGACGgtcccaacaacaccgtcttCGTCAACGACGCCGTCCCCAGCGAGGCCCCCGTTGGCAGCCCCGAGAACTTTTACGGCAACGGTTTCTACAACAAGCGCACCAAGCTCGTGACCGAGGGCGAGGCCATGACGGACTACAACGGCGCCACCTCCCGCGCCTGGGAGAtcgccaacaccaacaagctcaacccCTACAGCAAGAAGCCCGTCAGCTACAAGTTGGTTAGCAGAGAGGTCCCCGGCCTCATGCCCAAGGAGGGCTCCCTGGTCTGGAAGCGCGCCGCCTTTGCCAGACATGCCGTCCACGTCACCAAGTACCGCGACGACGAGCTCTGGCCCGCGGGAAAACACGTCCCCCAGACCTCTGGCGAGCCATCCCGCGGCATCACCGAGTGGATTGGTGATGGCACTACCTCCATTGACAACGCCGACATTGTCCTCTGGCACACCTTTGGCGTGACCCACTTCCCGTCCCCCGAGGACTTCCCCGTCATGCCTGCCGAGCCGATgatgcttctcctccgccctcgaaACTTCTTCGCCGGCAACCCGGTGATGGATGTTCCTCCCAGCTATGCCAGCACCCCGAGCCAGATTCTCGCCGGCAAGCAGGGTGTTTTGGACGCTACTGACAAGCTTAGCACTCTTGCTTTtgccaacggcaacggcgcCAGCTGCTGCAAGAGCAATGGTTTCAATGGCACTCACTAG
- a CDS encoding hypothetical protein (EggNog:ENOG503PG89) has protein sequence MSMFYLDVWISGFAAAHAVLSGIWITPLLVLWFVSLCVVRRRGDPARVGVAWMKVVYPFWIVSSLCQVAQVGLSIWGFNDIAGRITKTEYFELAVSLVLFLAEALQNISDILLFIAFVEIGSGFVLCLNGAKKSPIRRRLRFAAFALGIILLALALTHFGVAALYLTSTILTFCRLLVTMGINLSEYENYSLIWSGNIKGHTGIRTDILPLVEAFFNYTLMFIVLTLLFVVAIRKRRGLWSNSQMTWDASNKLSNVATGSSPTSATPGYSDDGLQEHGFCLESQQTETSSPPTDPQPSSQPLLSSAPPALPRQPPPAAHLDPEPISTAQQRIPRRPLAPSIPLSPTKPSSPSGTPSSPQSIHPVHGGFLTRQRTIEELDAQKVLVLEMSPIHHPHRITSSDDGEEVADGFQMQNRVHLSVGESSANAMVATRYQAAQGHDPSLEEDTELDTVVDGFQMGSAQRRTKEVESTTKSQKSQGHDEPLAESDVVADGFQMQSKLPSYDEVAPARTGLGYLREKDDQDKKARGRARSF, from the exons ATGAGTATGTTTTACCTTGACGTCTGGATAAGCGGCTTTGCCGCCGCCCATGCCGTACTTTCTGGCATTTGGATCACACCACTGCTCGTCCTGTGGTTTGTGAGTCTCTGCGTCGTCCGCCGAAGGGGTGACCCCGCTAGAGTGGGAGTGGCGTGGATGAAGGTGGTGTACCCGTTCTGGATCGT TTCGTCATTATGCCAAGTGGCCCAAGTCGGCTTGAGCATTTGGGGATTCAACGACATTGCTGGCAGAATAACAAAAACAGAATACTTTGAGCTAGCGGTATCCCTTgttctcttcctcgccgaggCGCTTCAGAATATCTCcgatatcctcctctttaTAGCCTTCGTCGAGATTGGCAGCGGCTTTGTGTTGTGTTTGAACGGAGCGAAAAAGTCACCTATTCGAAGACGCCTAAGATTCGCTGCCTTTGCATTGGGCATTATCTTGCTGGCTCTTGCTCTTACGCATTTTGGG GTCGCCGCCTTGTATTTGACATCCACAATTCTTACATTCTGTCGCCTTCTTGTCACAATGGGCATTAACCTCAGCGAGTATGAAAACTATAGCCTCATCTGGTCTGGAAACATTAAAGGACATACGGGTATCCGCACAGATATCTTACCCTTAGTTgaggccttcttcaactACACTCTCATGTTCATCGTTCTCACGCTCTTGTTCGTCGTGGCCATCCGAAAACGAAGGGGTCTCTGGTCCAATTCCCAAATGACTTGGGATGCATCAAACAAGTTGTCCAACGTTGCAACTGGTTCCTCCCCTACCTCTGCGACTCCAGGGTACTCGGACGATGGCTTGCAGGAGCACGGGTTCTGTCTCGAATCTCAGCAAACAGAaacatcttctcctccgacAGATCCTCAACCATCCAGCCAACCACTTCTGTCTTCAGCACCACCTGCGTTGCCTCGACAACCCCCTCCTGCAGCGCACCTAGATCCAGAACCTATCTCAACCGCACAGCAAAGAATCCCACGAAGACCGCTTGCCCCATCGATACCTCTatcaccaaccaaaccaaGCTCGCCATCAGGcacaccatcctcaccacaaaGTATACACCCAGTCCACGGAGGGTTTCTGACACGTCAGCGGACTATCGAGGAGTTGGACGCGCAAAAGGTGTTGGTATTAGAGATGTCACCAATACACCATCCACACAGGATCACTTCCAGcgacgatggagaagaagtggCGGATGGATTTCAAATGCAGAATCGCGTCCACTTGAGTGTAGGAGAAAGCTCGGCAAATGCTATGGTTGCCACTAGATACCAGGCAGCGCAGGGGCATGATCCATCTTTGGAAGAAGACACAGAGCTGGACACGGTGGTCGACGGGTTTCAAATGGGCTCAGCACAGAGAAGGACAAAGGAAGTGGAATCGACAACCAAATCCCAGAAGTCCCAAGGCCATGACGAACCTCTTGCGGAGTCAGACGTGGTAGCTGATGGGTTTCAAATGCAATCTAAGCTGCCGAGTTATGACGAGGTGGCTCCGGCGAGGACTGGGTTAGGGTacttgagggagaaggacgaCCAAGATAAGAaagcgagggggagggcgagaTCATTTTGA
- a CDS encoding hypothetical protein (EggNog:ENOG503NWFT; COG:S) — protein sequence MAAERTGSQDSMIEMDAQNNMTEKPAAYDPNSDFEAATIVPDPSERGTTSGKDSPAVNDEAVQDPNIVDFDGPEDMDNPMNWPMKKRWQNIAVISVLTIITPLGSSMFAPGIPRILAEFEESSSTVATFILSVYILGFAFGPLLVAPLSEIYGRSVMYNTGNVFFFIFTICTALSNGIPMMMAFRFLMGVAGSVPITLGSGSISDMMPVEFRGRAMAVWAIGPLLGPCIGPVAGGYLIRAAGWRWVYWLIAIVTGLIAVFTFFTLRESYAPVILERRAARLRKETGNPLLRSKLADNTTTPAEKLKTALVRPMYFLFRVPIVTLLSLYVAVTYGVLYLLFTTFSLVFGQNMLGSSYGFGEGEVGLVFIPSAIGMALGIVIFGAMSDKLVTQKISSGEKHKPEIRLTPFLTIPAGVTLPIGLFLYGWTTHYGVHWIVPMIGVVIFCFGLMGIMMACQNYLLDVYPQNAASVTAALAVLRSLAGALLPLGAIDMYIALGLGWGNSLLGFISLGLIPIPLLFFLFGERIRGVKKVPTATEA from the exons ATGGCAGCTGAACGCACAGGATCCCAAGACTCCATGATCGAGATGGACGCTCAAAACAATATGACAGAAAAGCCGGCCGCCTACGACCCCAACTCGGACTTCGAAGCCGCCACTATCGTGCCCGACCCATCAGAGAGAGGAACCACTTCAGGCAAAGACTCACCCGCCGTGAACGATGAGGCTGTTCAGGATCCCAACATTGTCGACTTCGACGGTCCCGAGGACATGGACAACCCCATGAACTGGCCcatgaagaagaggtggcAGAACATCGCCGTCATCTCTGttctcaccatcatcacccccctcggcaGTTCCATGTTCGCACCCGGCATCCCCAGAATCTTGGCCGAGTTTGAAGAGAGCTCTTCCACCGTCGCTACCTTCATTCTCAGCGTTTACATTCTCGGTTTCGCCTTCGGACCTCTCCTCGTCGCTCCTCTGAGTGAGATTTACGGCAGATCTGTGATGTACAACACGGGCAACGTCTTCTttttcatcttcaccatctgCACGGCTCTTTCCAATGGCATCCCAATGATGATGGCCTTCCGCTTTCTCATGGGTGTGGCCGGTTCAGTTCCTATCACTCTCGGCAGTGGCAGTATCTCCGATATGATGCCTGTCGAATTCCGCGGTCGCGCCATGGCAGTCTGGGCCATTGGACCTCTTCTGGGACCATGCATTGGTCCGGTGGCTGGTGGCTACCTCATTCGCGCAGCTGGCTGGCGCTGGGTCTACTGGCTCATTGCCATCGTCACTGGCCTCATCGccgtcttcaccttcttcaccctccgCGAGTCCTACGCGcccgtcatcctcgagcGCAGAGCCGCTCGCCTCCGCAAAGAAACCGgtaaccccctcctccgctccaaGCTcgccgacaacaccaccactccggccgagaagctcaagaccGCCCTCGTACGCCCCATGTACTTCCTCTTCCGCGTCCCCATCGttaccctcctctccctctatGTCGCCGTCACCTATGGTGTTCTctacctcctcttcaccaccttctcACTTGTCTTCGGTCAGAACATGCTTGGCAGCAGCTACGGCttcggggagggtgaggtcgGTCTTGTCTTCATTCCCTCCGCCATTGGCATGGCTCTCGGAATTGTCATCTTCGGTGCCATGAGCGATAAGCTGGTCACGCAAAAGATCAGCAGCGGAGAGAAGCACAAGCCCGAGATCAGACTCACACCCTTCCTGACCATTCCCGCCGGTGTCACGCTTCCTATCGGCTTGTTCTTATACGGCTGGACCACCCACTATGGCGTTCACTGGATCGTTCCCATGATCGGCGTTGTGATTTTCTGCTTCGGACTCATGGGTATCATGATGGCTTGCCAAAACTACTTGCTG GATGTCTACCCTCAAAACGCCGCCTCTGTCACCGCCGCTCTTGCTGTGCTCAGATCTCTTGCTGgcgctctcctccctctgggCGCTATCGACATGTACAttgcccttggccttggATGGGGCAACTCCCTCCTTGGTTTCATCTCCCTCGGGCTGATTCCCatccctcttctcttcttcttgttcggAGAGAGGATCAGAGGCGTCAAGAAGGTGCCCACCGCCACTGAGGCCTGA
- a CDS encoding hypothetical protein (EggNog:ENOG503NVMZ; COG:C) gives MSGPPKTQALIDSLANSKCEYRRLGQSGLRISVPIFGCMSFGDSRAMSWAVDEEKALPLLKAAYDRGLNTWDTANMYCNGASEVLIGKALKQYEIPRHKVIIMTKCFWAVGEEIELAAWQNNKEMVTKSKDYVNQGGLSRAAIFNQVEASLKRLDTDYIDLLQIHRFDPETPIEETMKALHDLVQSGKVRYLGASSMWATQFARMQFCAERNGWTKFVSMQNHYNLLYREEEREMNRFCNDTGVGLIPWAPLCRGHLARRLDQFGSTDRSKGEKDNQPGAHGTVEPDITIIKRAIELADKHEWPISHVALAWINKRVASPIVGFNSIERMEEVISANGKVLTEEEEKYLEELYQPKAIQGHA, from the exons ATGAGCGGCCCTCCTAAGACGCAGGCTCTCATCGACTCTCTCGCCAACTCAAAATGTGAATACCGCCGCCTAGGCCAGTCAGGCCTCCGGATCTCGGTCCCTATCTTCGGCTGCATGTCTTTCGGCGACTCCCGCGCCATGAGCTGGGCAGTCGACGAGGAAAAggccctccccctcctcaaagcAGCCTACGACCGCGGACTCAACACCTGGGACACGGCCAACATGTACTGCAACGGCGCCTCTGAAGTCCTCATTGGGAAAGCCCTCAAGCAGTACGAAATCCCCCGCCAcaaagtcatcatcatgaccaaGTGCTTCTGGGCAGTCGGCGAAGAAATCGAGCTTGCCGCCTGGCAGAACAATAAGGAGATGGTGACCAAGTCCAAGGACTACGTCAACCAGGGTGGTCTGTCAAGAGCGGCGATCTTCAACCAGGTCGAGGCGAGCTTGAAGAGGCTGGATACGGATTACATTGATCTGCTGCAGATCCACCGCTTCGATCCCGAGACGCCCATCGAGGAAACGATGAAGGCGCTGCACGATCTTGTGCAGAGCGGGAAGGTGAGGTATTTGGGAGCGAGCAGCATGTGGGCGACGCAGTTTGCAAGGATGCAGTTTTGTGCCGAGAGAAACGGTTGGACCAAGTTTGTCTCGATGCAGAATCACTACAACTTGCTGTATCGTGAAGAGGAAAGGGAGATGAACAGGTTCTGCAACGACACCGGGGTGGGATTGATTCCATGGGCGCCGTTATGCAGGGGCCATTTGGCCCGGAGGCTGGATCAGTTTGGATCGACGGATAGGAgtaagggggagaaggataACCAGCCTGGGGCCCATGGTACAGTCGAGCCTGACATTACTATTATCAAAAGGGCCATTGAGTTGGCGGACAAGCATGAGTGGCCT ATTTCCCACGTTGCTTTAGCTTGGATCAACAAGAGAGTTGCCAGTCCCATTGTCGGGTTCAACAGCATTGAAcggatggaggaggtgatttcTGCCAACGGCAAGGTGTtaacggaggaggaggagaagtatCTTGAAGAACTCTACCAGCCAAAGGCTATCCAAGGCCACGCTTAG
- a CDS encoding hypothetical protein (COG:G; EggNog:ENOG503P0XZ) encodes MLITYRCHQRQHYPTDSFSIEQAPWTAQVLNNHSFPHALTDEPTSQPTAAIYTGNQRMQITMESAKDSSKSSNMKEILARLGGIFPMDEEAVLKLLPMGTKLIVVEKFGVSAFTATGRIKALEPTGGQKEYFIKVAYGEQGRVMLNGEAMSSLMIYDLMPDFIPKPVGFGAYQQEQAAYFYLSEFVDMDVTTPPDPVEWTKRLANMHKQSQSPTGQFGFPVKTCDGKTAHTTDWEESWAVFYRTLFLGVCKRDIKANGSWPELELAAEQIANAVIPQLLDNLKMSDGQKIKPCIIHGDLWEGNMGISKETNKSLLFDAGSYFAHNEMELGHWRCEFSTVFRDKSYTEHYQQNYPPAEPVEEFDDRNRLYSLKGAIVYSAGHPQSSMRKTAYNNMLYLIEKYAPLNGVDKYDPNIDPSITGTCIVPHLAEGFI; translated from the exons ATGCTCATCACTTATCGTTGTCACCAACGCCAGCATTACCCGACCGACAGCTTCTCCATCGAACAAGCCCCGTGGACAGCTCAAGttctcaacaaccactcCTTTCCGCATGCACTCACAGACGAACCAACTTCCCAACCAACCGCTGCGATATACACGGGTAATCAGCGGATGCAGATCACCATGGAGAGTGCTAAGGactcgtcaaagtcgagcAACATGAAGGAAATTCTTGCTCGACTGGGCGGTATTTTCCCCATGGATGAAGAAGCTGTTTTGAAGC TTCTACCCATGGGAACGAAGTTGATCGTGGTTGAGAAATTTGGAGTTAGTGCTTTCACAGCCACTGGTCGTATCAAGGCCCTGGAGCCAACAGGTGGCCAGAAGGAGTATTTCATCAAG GTTGCCTATGGTGAGCAAGGGCGGGTCATGCTGAACGGGGAAGCCATGTCGTCTCTGATGATCTACGACCTCATGCCGGACTTCATCCCGAAGCCCGTTGGATTCGGCGCCTATCAACAAGAGCAAGCTGCGTATTTCTATCTCTCCGAATTCGTGGACATG GATGTGACCACCCCCCCAGATCCCGTTGAATGGACGAAACGGCTAGCCAACATGCACAAACAAAGCCAATCACCAACCGGACAGTTCGGCTTCCCTGTAAAAACCTGTGACGGCAAAACAGCTCACACGACTGACTGGGAAGAGAGCTGGGCCGTCTTTTACCGCACACTCTTCCTAGGAGTCTGCAAACGCGACATCAAAGCCAACGGGTCGTGGCCTGAGTTGGAGCTCGCGGCAGAACAAATCGCCAACGCCGTGATCCCCCAACTTTTGGATAACTTGAAGATGTCAGATGGTCAAAAGATCAAGCCCTGCATTATCCATGGTGACCTATGGGAGGGCAACATgg GGATCAGCAAAGAGACCAACAAgtccctcctcttcgatgCTGGATCATACTTTGCCCACAACGAGATGGAACTTGGGCACTGGAGGTGCGAATTCAGTACCGTGTTCCGTGACAAGAGCTACACGGAACACTACCAACAAAATTACCCTCCTGCTGAGCCtgtggaggagtttgacgaTCGCAACCGGCTGTACAGCCTCAAAGGAGCCATCGTTTATTCCGCTGGCCACCCGCAGAGTTCCATGAGAAAGAC GGCGTACAACAATATGCTGTATCTCATTGAAAAGTACGCCCCACTGAACGGGGTAGACAAATACGATCCGAACATCGACCCATCCATCACGGGGACATGCATCGTGCCCCATCTTGCCGAGGGGTTCATTTGA
- a CDS encoding hypothetical protein (EggNog:ENOG503P8XP) gives MAAAVLYLRESIDRPDSRVSFARSEASSHSTYHSFQDLDLQEPEVPPPAPSNPTSRPPVRLPAPTSVPITHQRPPVAWEMRRQDSGYESITPARKDSFPSHHKGASTTSLASNGRKRVRPATRRSPKSAPASQLQRSSRNSVSPSPDYRQSEEVQEEVSYFHFPQPEFTSEPALDDTIGSHNPRDFATEGNYTHKSEVAVYPLPPQTTHYWTSDQTRRLEYAAIDAASKGVRGWVMRHVVPECFVPPSKRRVGFEDDRGSVIRYRLDLDTEDDGEEKGNSDSRKGWRTWLFSVRRR, from the coding sequence ATGGCTGCCGCTGTACTTTATCTGAGAGAGTCTATCGACCGCCCTGACTCGCGGGTGAGCTTCGCGCGGTCTGAAGCTTCCAGCCACTCAACCTATCATAGCTTTCAGGATCTCGATCTTCAGGAACCCGAggtaccaccaccagcaccctccAATCCTACCTCGAGGCCGCCTGTTCGTTTGCCAGCTCCTACATCTGTTCCCATTACTCATCAACGTCCACCGGTAGCTTGGGAGATGCGGCGACAGGACTCGGGCTATGAATCAATCACACCAGCCCGCAAGGATTCATTCCCATCTCATCACAAGGGAGCTTCGACAACATCTTTGGCTTCAAACGGCCGGAAACGTGTCAGGCCTGCCACCCGGCGATCTCCCAAGTCTGCGCCAGCTTCGCAACTGCAAAGAAGTAGCCGCAACTCTGtctcaccctcccccgatTACCGACAATCGGAGGAGGTTCAAGAAGAGGTTTCCTACTTTCACTTCCCACAGCCGGAATTCACCTCGGAGCCGGCATTGGACGATACCATCGGCTCTCACAACCCTCGTGATTTCGCTACTGAAGGCAACTACACACACAAATCTGAGGTTGCGGTCTATCCACTCCCTCCACAGACGACGCATTACTGGACAAGCGATCAGACGCGACGACTTGAGTATGCGGCCATTGATGCCGCGAGCAAGGGCGTTCGCGGCTGGGTTATGCGTCATGTCGTCCCAGAGTGCTTTGTGCCCCCAAGCAAGCGAAGGGTGGGGTTCGAGGACGACAGAGGCAGCGTGATTCGGTACCGCCTTGACCTCGACACGGAggatgacggcgaggagaaggggaacTCAGATTCGAGAAAGGGGTGGAGGACTTGGTTATTCAGTGTCCGGCGCCGTTGA